In a single window of the Bacteroidia bacterium genome:
- a CDS encoding serine hydrolase: protein MIKRTLLFVFAAMQIHCTAQNILKQIIKTDSFYTKYKDVFLHPEKYHLQIIYTQINRDKDNVPHLKKYFLEPPSKNYFYPASLVKLPFSALALEKIDRLNISDLTKDSRLLIDSLHRCQTKEYVDTTAESGYPSIAQYLKKMLLVSNNKACNRIYEFLSPDYINKRLHEMGYQNILINQRLGGGCDTNDNRFTNPFVFLRNDSSVIYKQAADTDNAAIANCALCTKIGRGFKEDGRIRPPRNFCDNNYIPFEDENNILLSIIFPECINPSLQFHITESDYQFLYKYMSMLPRESDYPHYDEKVYKDNFKKYIYFGTTDSIKDSTVRSFNIVGRAYGFLADCAYIVDPDTHTEFCLSVLIYANEKNILNTGKYQYDSLALPFMADLGHLIFNYEQKRTKKHIAYLNAWRFHYP from the coding sequence ATGATTAAGCGGACACTGCTATTTGTTTTTGCAGCGATGCAAATTCACTGCACCGCTCAAAATATTTTAAAACAAATTATTAAAACCGATTCGTTTTACACGAAGTATAAAGACGTTTTTTTACATCCCGAAAAATATCATTTGCAAATTATTTACACGCAAATAAATCGCGATAAAGATAATGTTCCGCACTTGAAAAAATATTTTTTGGAACCTCCTTCAAAAAATTATTTTTACCCCGCAAGTTTAGTGAAATTACCCTTTTCAGCTTTAGCGCTCGAAAAAATTGATCGCTTAAATATTAGTGATTTAACCAAAGATTCTCGTTTATTAATTGACAGTTTACATCGTTGTCAAACAAAAGAATACGTGGATACTACTGCGGAATCAGGCTATCCAAGCATTGCGCAATACTTAAAAAAAATGTTACTGGTTAGTAATAACAAAGCCTGTAATCGTATTTACGAATTTCTGTCTCCTGATTATATCAATAAAAGATTGCATGAGATGGGCTATCAAAACATTTTGATAAATCAGCGTTTGGGGGGAGGTTGCGATACAAACGACAATCGTTTTACCAATCCTTTTGTTTTTTTAAGAAATGATTCTTCTGTTATTTACAAACAAGCTGCCGATACTGACAATGCTGCTATTGCAAACTGTGCGCTATGCACAAAAATAGGGAGAGGGTTTAAAGAGGACGGACGAATAAGACCTCCAAGAAATTTTTGCGACAACAATTATATTCCGTTTGAAGATGAAAATAATATTTTACTTTCCATTATTTTTCCTGAATGTATTAACCCTTCACTGCAATTTCATATAACAGAAAGTGATTATCAATTTTTGTATAAATACATGAGTATGCTTCCACGAGAAAGTGATTATCCACATTACGATGAAAAAGTTTACAAAGACAATTTCAAGAAATACATTTACTTCGGAACGACTGATTCCATTAAAGATTCTACGGTTCGATCGTTTAATATTGTGGGCAGAGCGTATGGCTTTTTAGCTGATTGCGCCTACATTGTAGATCCGGATACGCACACAGAATTTTGTTTGTCGGTATTGATTTATGCGAACGAAAAAAATATTTTGAACACCGGAAAATACCAATACGATTCGCTGGCATTGCCTTTTATGGCAGATTTAGGACATCTTATTTTTAACTACGAACAAAAGCGTACGAAAAAACATATTGCTTATTTGAATGCCTGGCGATTTCATTATCCGTAA